The following coding sequences lie in one Kamptonema formosum PCC 6407 genomic window:
- a CDS encoding TIGR02587 family membrane protein: MSKIKKHHKNSWLNELDAIIRGASGGFLFGIPLLYTMEVWWIGSSTKPPQMLGAIASTFVAVFLLNRTEGFRKTKNIRFQEALIDTVEAIAIGTVCAALILFLLREITPETPLQEILGKVIFEGLSFSLGVAIARAVLSGDRNQGSDDDEQDKKKETTINATLADIGATLIGATIIAFNIAPTDEVPMLAAAISPPWQLAIIAASLLISYGIVFAAGFTHQVKRYQQQGIFQRPLSETIMAYLVSLAASTFMLYFFDKLNFSDPWSVWLSYTLVLGLPATIGGAAGRLTV, encoded by the coding sequence ATGAGCAAGATAAAAAAACACCATAAAAATTCATGGTTAAATGAATTAGATGCCATAATTCGCGGTGCATCGGGCGGATTTTTATTTGGCATTCCCTTACTTTATACAATGGAGGTTTGGTGGATCGGTTCATCTACTAAACCGCCACAAATGCTAGGCGCGATCGCATCTACTTTTGTCGCCGTTTTCCTGCTTAACCGGACTGAAGGATTTCGCAAAACAAAGAATATTCGCTTCCAAGAAGCTCTAATCGACACTGTAGAAGCCATTGCGATCGGGACTGTCTGCGCCGCACTGATCCTATTTTTACTCCGAGAAATTACCCCAGAGACACCTCTGCAAGAAATTTTAGGAAAAGTGATATTTGAAGGCCTTTCCTTTTCTCTGGGAGTGGCGATCGCGCGAGCAGTTTTGAGTGGCGATCGCAATCAGGGTTCGGATGACGACGAACAAGATAAAAAAAAGGAAACTACTATTAATGCAACTTTAGCAGATATCGGCGCTACTTTAATCGGCGCTACCATCATTGCTTTCAACATTGCACCCACCGATGAAGTTCCCATGTTAGCCGCAGCCATATCTCCCCCTTGGCAATTAGCCATTATCGCCGCTTCTCTGCTAATTTCCTATGGTATTGTGTTTGCGGCCGGCTTTACCCACCAAGTAAAACGCTACCAGCAGCAAGGTATCTTTCAACGCCCACTTAGCGAAACGATAATGGCTTATTTAGTGTCACTTGCGGCATCTACATTCATGCTGTACTTTTTCGACAAGCTCAACTTTAGCGATCCTTGGTCAGTATGGTTGAGCTATACATTAGTATTAGGATTGCCTGCAACAATTGGCGGCGCGGCAGGAAGGTTAACAGTATGA
- the rpaB gene encoding response regulator transcription factor RpaB, with product MENHKEKILVVDDEASIRRILETRLSMIGYDVVTAADGEEALDTFRNTDPDLVVLDVMMPKLDGYGVCQELRKESDVPIIMLTALGDVADRITGLELGADDYVVKPFSPKELEARIRSVLRRVDKNGASGIPSSGVIHVTNIRIDTNKRQVYKGDERIRLTGMEFSLLELLVSRSGEPFSRSEILQEVWGYTPERHVDTRVVDVHISRLRAKLEDDPSNPELILTARGTGYLFQRIVEPGEVG from the coding sequence TTGGAAAACCATAAGGAAAAAATTCTAGTAGTCGATGACGAAGCCAGTATCCGCCGCATTCTGGAAACTCGCCTGTCGATGATCGGCTACGATGTCGTCACTGCTGCTGACGGCGAAGAAGCCCTAGATACCTTTCGCAATACCGATCCTGACCTTGTGGTACTGGATGTAATGATGCCAAAGCTAGATGGTTACGGTGTTTGTCAGGAGTTGCGGAAGGAGTCCGATGTGCCGATTATCATGCTGACGGCGTTGGGGGATGTTGCCGATCGCATCACCGGTTTAGAATTGGGGGCGGACGATTACGTTGTCAAGCCTTTTTCTCCCAAGGAATTAGAAGCCCGCATCCGTTCGGTACTGCGGAGGGTTGACAAAAACGGTGCTTCGGGTATTCCCAGTTCCGGCGTTATTCATGTCACCAATATCAGAATTGATACCAATAAGCGACAAGTTTACAAAGGGGACGAACGCATTCGGCTGACGGGAATGGAGTTTAGCCTTTTAGAGCTATTAGTAAGCCGTTCTGGAGAGCCTTTTTCGCGATCGGAAATTTTGCAGGAAGTTTGGGGATATACGCCTGAGCGCCACGTAGACACCCGCGTTGTGGACGTTCACATCTCGCGGCTAAGGGCAAAGTTAGAAGACGATCCTAGCAATCCTGAGTTAATTCTAACCGCACGAGGTACTGGCTACCTGTTCCAGCGCATTGTAGAACCTGGGGAGGTTGGCTAA
- a CDS encoding TIGR02588 family protein: MTEDNQKQFKRSLAEWVTFAIASFILATLSGLVVYNWLTNKHEPPILSVTQNTAMRETGGQFYIPFILTNTGGETAESVQVIAELRVNGEVVESGEQQIDFLSSGETQEGAFIFSRDPRKGQLILRVASYKLP; the protein is encoded by the coding sequence ATGACAGAGGATAATCAAAAGCAGTTTAAACGATCGCTGGCGGAATGGGTGACATTTGCGATCGCGAGTTTTATCCTCGCTACCCTGAGCGGATTAGTAGTCTACAATTGGCTGACTAACAAACACGAACCTCCTATCCTCTCTGTCACGCAAAATACAGCTATGCGCGAAACAGGAGGGCAATTTTACATACCATTTATACTTACTAATACGGGTGGCGAAACCGCTGAATCAGTCCAAGTTATAGCGGAACTGCGAGTTAATGGAGAAGTTGTGGAAAGTGGAGAACAGCAAATAGATTTTTTGTCAAGCGGTGAAACTCAAGAAGGTGCTTTTATTTTCAGCCGCGATCCGCGCAAAGGTCAGTTAATTTTGCGAGTAGCAAGTTACAAATTGCCATAA
- a CDS encoding dolichyl-phosphate-mannose--protein mannosyltransferase, translated as MILTKQISNKSIPWFNFGILGIFLLSVALRFWGLDRFNALVFDEVYYAKFANDYLTKTPFFNAHPPLSQYIIAIGIWIGSHLPFGQDSVNSLTGSLLSPWDYRWINAFTGSFIPLVVAALAYQLTRRRSYALIAALFAACDGLFLVESRYALNNIYLVILGLLAQLFFLKALDNHGNKRWFWLVLAGIGFGASACIKWNGLWFLFGTYLLLIFAWGMRLIQGARVGGDEGNFHPTESPLQSLTKLNFGQVVLSLAIIPVAVYSLLWIPHLLLNPTPNFWDMQKEILTYHESIKSGRDVHPYCSWWYSWILMIRPVVYFYKAAENKGEIDPVLPSLPEDFTKTIFDVHAMGNPALWWLSTVAIFLLLWMLANRVWVWVETRNVSSMEVMEHLPVQFPPTAQLWLGFYLVVNWSANLFPWIKVTRCTFLYHYMGSSVFAALALAWWVDRWVFSPQRHLRGIGITVIFLILLAFVFWMPVYLGLPLSPDGWRIRMWFPSWI; from the coding sequence ATGATTTTAACTAAACAAATATCTAACAAATCAATTCCCTGGTTTAACTTCGGAATATTGGGCATATTTCTCCTGTCAGTTGCATTGAGATTTTGGGGACTTGACCGCTTTAATGCTTTAGTTTTTGATGAGGTTTATTACGCTAAATTTGCTAATGATTATCTGACAAAAACTCCTTTTTTCAATGCTCATCCACCTTTAAGCCAATACATAATTGCCATTGGGATTTGGATAGGTTCTCATCTGCCTTTTGGACAAGATTCGGTCAATAGTTTGACAGGTTCTTTACTTTCACCTTGGGATTATCGCTGGATAAATGCTTTCACTGGTTCCTTTATTCCGCTAGTTGTAGCCGCTTTAGCTTATCAGTTAACTCGCCGCCGTAGCTATGCCTTGATTGCAGCTTTATTTGCGGCCTGCGATGGTTTATTTCTAGTTGAATCTCGATATGCACTCAATAATATTTATTTGGTAATTTTGGGTTTATTGGCGCAGTTATTTTTCTTGAAAGCACTTGACAATCACGGCAATAAGCGCTGGTTCTGGTTAGTGTTAGCAGGTATCGGCTTTGGTGCATCTGCTTGTATTAAATGGAACGGTTTGTGGTTTCTATTTGGTACTTATTTACTGTTGATATTTGCTTGGGGGATGCGGTTGATTCAGGGGGCTAGGGTAGGAGGAGATGAAGGTAATTTTCATCCTACGGAAAGTCCTTTACAAAGTTTGACTAAATTAAATTTTGGGCAGGTAGTATTGAGTCTAGCAATTATTCCAGTTGCAGTTTATAGTCTGCTTTGGATTCCTCACTTGCTACTTAATCCAACTCCCAATTTTTGGGATATGCAAAAGGAAATTTTGACCTATCATGAAAGCATTAAAAGTGGGCGTGATGTTCATCCTTATTGTTCTTGGTGGTACAGTTGGATTTTGATGATTCGACCTGTGGTTTACTTTTATAAAGCTGCTGAAAATAAGGGTGAAATCGATCCAGTTTTGCCCTCTTTACCTGAAGATTTTACTAAAACTATTTTTGATGTTCATGCGATGGGAAATCCCGCCCTTTGGTGGTTGTCAACTGTAGCTATTTTTTTGTTATTATGGATGTTAGCTAATCGAGTTTGGGTTTGGGTGGAAACGCGGAATGTGTCTTCAATGGAAGTGATGGAACATTTACCAGTTCAATTTCCGCCGACTGCACAATTGTGGTTAGGTTTCTATCTAGTGGTTAATTGGTCTGCTAATTTATTCCCTTGGATAAAGGTGACTCGCTGCACGTTTTTATATCATTATATGGGTAGTTCTGTGTTTGCCGCCTTAGCACTTGCTTGGTGGGTTGATAGGTGGGTTTTTAGTCCCCAACGTCATCTGCGAGGAATAGGAATTACTGTGATTTTTCTAATTTTACTGGCTTTTGTTTTCTGGATGCCTGTTTATTTGGGACTGCCTTTATCGCCTGATGGGTGGAGAATTCGGATGTGGTTTCCTTCTTGGATTTAA
- a CDS encoding ATP-grasp domain-containing protein, translated as MTVTQRVCIVGLEESEVAEFQSLLEFGIGVVAHQALPRIIVKDGQLFVESRKHAGMIEVTKVVFHGIYENDLEFFAALGLWGGLCLPNPRGMMDLRLRLPGLVRVLQHTRFGSPLRGYAAPRAEFHTKNEKVAKWGNWHCGKNKERFKDVWQSDDPCLIEDFISGDAVRVVLIGDKHWQIKLEGETWLKSIHDQRADFMEIDPELLEDTQNVAKAFGLELIANDYIVNENETKHLLEVNHIPNVSRFPEIWSAYLDYATAWVNQSVVKGIATARAVRG; from the coding sequence ATGACTGTCACTCAACGAGTATGTATTGTTGGTTTAGAAGAGTCTGAGGTTGCTGAGTTTCAGTCGCTTCTTGAGTTTGGTATTGGAGTGGTAGCCCATCAAGCCTTACCTCGCATTATCGTTAAAGATGGACAACTCTTCGTTGAATCCCGTAAACACGCTGGCATGATTGAGGTGACAAAAGTTGTTTTTCACGGCATTTATGAAAATGATTTAGAATTTTTTGCGGCTTTGGGTTTGTGGGGTGGTTTATGCCTACCTAATCCGCGTGGGATGATGGATTTACGTCTACGATTACCAGGACTTGTGCGTGTTCTTCAACATACACGCTTTGGTTCACCACTTCGAGGTTATGCAGCTCCTAGAGCAGAATTTCATACTAAGAATGAAAAAGTAGCGAAGTGGGGAAATTGGCACTGTGGAAAAAATAAAGAACGATTTAAAGATGTGTGGCAAAGTGACGATCCATGCCTTATTGAGGATTTTATTTCTGGAGACGCTGTAAGAGTCGTTTTAATTGGCGACAAGCATTGGCAAATCAAACTTGAAGGAGAGACTTGGCTAAAGTCAATTCACGATCAGAGGGCTGACTTTATGGAGATCGATCCAGAGTTATTAGAAGATACACAGAATGTTGCAAAAGCTTTTGGGTTAGAGCTTATAGCAAATGATTATATTGTGAACGAAAACGAAACAAAACATTTGTTAGAAGTCAATCATATTCCTAATGTCAGTCGATTTCCAGAAATTTGGTCAGCCTATCTAGATTACGCAACTGCATGGGTAAATCAATCTGTTGTCAAAGGTATAGCAACCGCCAGGGCGGTTAGGGGCTAG
- the trmB gene encoding tRNA (guanosine(46)-N7)-methyltransferase TrmB, giving the protein MARVRVRQHVNPLCIKYQVSASPPDWTQIYPNLNLPLHLDIGCGRGRFLWQMAQIQTEWNFLGLEIREPLVEEANAWRDEKGLQNLHYLFCNANNSIKPILASLPTGALQRVTIQFPDPWFKQKHLKRRMVQPELVAELATYLSVNGEVFIQSDVKEVAAEMRDRFSSHPAFHHQGDDNWLTENPLPIPTERELATLKRGEPVYRALFKIQDLRTLDVTPPSGR; this is encoded by the coding sequence TTGGCAAGAGTTCGAGTCCGTCAGCACGTCAATCCACTCTGCATTAAATATCAAGTATCCGCTAGTCCTCCAGATTGGACTCAAATTTATCCTAACTTAAATTTGCCCCTACATTTAGATATCGGCTGTGGCAGAGGGCGCTTTTTATGGCAAATGGCACAAATACAAACTGAGTGGAACTTTCTAGGGTTAGAAATTCGCGAACCCTTAGTAGAAGAAGCTAATGCTTGGCGGGATGAAAAAGGCTTGCAAAATCTTCACTATTTATTTTGCAATGCCAACAATTCTATCAAGCCAATTTTAGCATCTTTACCGACAGGTGCATTACAGCGAGTAACAATTCAATTTCCCGATCCCTGGTTCAAACAAAAGCATCTAAAAAGGCGGATGGTACAACCAGAATTAGTTGCAGAATTGGCAACTTATTTATCTGTTAACGGCGAAGTTTTTATCCAATCAGACGTTAAAGAAGTGGCCGCAGAAATGCGCGATAGATTCTCCTCTCACCCTGCTTTCCACCACCAAGGTGACGATAATTGGCTAACAGAAAACCCCTTACCAATTCCTACGGAACGAGAACTTGCTACCTTAAAACGCGGCGAACCAGTATATCGGGCATTGTTTAAAATTCAGGACTTACGCACGCTTGACGTAACGCCGCCCTCTGGGCGGTGA
- a CDS encoding NINE protein — translation MKNLGVSYLFWAGGLMGMNGLHRLYNGKIGTGLLWLFTGGLLGIGQILDLLLIPSMVDEQNANIRAKLGVSATGVPIYHQPNAAIAQVLVKQTPEQLMVKLLKAAYAKGGKLSVTQGVMATGASFAEVEATLTELLKTGYVSVDNDPATGIVIYDFHEL, via the coding sequence ATGAAAAATTTAGGCGTAAGTTACCTTTTCTGGGCTGGAGGGTTAATGGGTATGAACGGACTCCACCGCCTATATAATGGCAAAATTGGTACAGGTCTACTCTGGCTGTTCACGGGAGGACTGCTAGGTATCGGTCAAATACTTGATTTGCTACTGATTCCCAGTATGGTAGATGAACAAAACGCCAATATCAGAGCGAAACTGGGCGTATCTGCCACAGGTGTACCCATATATCATCAACCAAACGCTGCGATCGCGCAGGTACTTGTCAAGCAAACTCCTGAACAGTTAATGGTCAAACTCCTTAAAGCTGCTTATGCCAAAGGAGGAAAGTTATCTGTCACCCAAGGTGTGATGGCAACTGGCGCTAGCTTTGCCGAAGTAGAAGCTACACTCACAGAATTACTCAAAACTGGTTACGTCAGCGTCGATAATGACCCAGCCACAGGCATTGTCATTTATGACTTCCACGAACTTTAG
- a CDS encoding Uma2 family endonuclease — MQTLTQKCYYTPEEYLELEEAAESKSEYRDGEIVAMTGGTTNHNKIALNFCVNFKVAFRGQNYEMFINDVRLWIPRYRLYTYPDVMVIEGEPIYEGSGTTTVTNPLLIVEVLSKSTKDYDRGDKFQYYRSIPELKEYIMIDQYNFHIEQFAKNSEGKWVLSEYETADLVLTLAALDFQIQLSEIYHGVNFNVSSEG; from the coding sequence ATGCAAACACTCACACAAAAATGCTACTACACTCCTGAAGAATATCTGGAACTTGAAGAAGCTGCTGAGTCTAAAAGTGAATACCGAGATGGAGAAATAGTAGCCATGACAGGCGGAACTACTAATCATAACAAAATCGCTCTCAATTTTTGTGTCAACTTTAAAGTGGCTTTCAGAGGGCAAAATTATGAGATGTTTATCAATGATGTGCGATTGTGGATACCCCGTTATCGCCTCTACACCTATCCCGATGTTATGGTAATTGAGGGAGAACCCATTTATGAGGGAAGTGGTACGACTACAGTAACTAATCCATTGTTGATTGTTGAAGTTTTGTCAAAATCAACGAAAGATTACGATCGCGGTGACAAATTTCAGTATTATCGATCGATTCCTGAACTCAAAGAATATATTATGATTGACCAGTACAACTTTCATATTGAACAATTTGCTAAAAACTCTGAGGGAAAATGGGTTTTAAGTGAGTATGAAACCGCTGATTTAGTCTTGACTTTGGCTGCTCTTGATTTTCAAATTCAATTGAGTGAGATTTATCATGGTGTTAATTTTAATGTCAGCAGTGAAGGGTAA
- the radA gene encoding DNA repair protein RadA produces MPKPRTQYVCRECGYESPQYFGRCPSCQNWDSFDEQLEIIPTTPAGRVGLTGVTTRETGNLTPDKSSGQPRASFKLSQIADQSQSRWPSGYGELDRVLGGGIVPGSLVLIGGEPGIGKSTLLLQVANQLSRKDRILYVSAEESGQQVKLRSQRLGVATPVNLSANGQNANGSGEKAKNSGDREIDNSAENFYLLPETDLEVILRELESLKPNLAVIDSIQTVYFASLTSAPGSVAQVRECTSALMQVAKRANITLFIVGHVTKDGGLAGPRVLEHLVDTVLYFEGDRFASHRLLRSMKNRFGATHEIGVFEMIANGLREVDNPSELFLGNRDEFSPGTSTTVACEGTRPIVVEIQALVSPASFGSPRRATTGVDNARLQQILAVLEKRVGIPLSKLDTIVATVGGLKVEEPAADLGVAIAVVASFRDRVVDARTVLLGEVGLGGQVRPVSQLELRLREAAKLGFKRAIIPHNQTPPDLGMQIIPVAKVIDAIIAAIPATPRQLESDDDS; encoded by the coding sequence ATGCCAAAGCCTCGCACACAATATGTTTGTCGGGAATGCGGCTACGAGTCGCCCCAATACTTCGGCAGGTGTCCTAGCTGTCAGAATTGGGACTCTTTTGATGAACAGCTAGAGATTATCCCCACAACTCCAGCGGGCAGAGTGGGTTTGACTGGCGTAACCACTAGGGAAACGGGCAACTTAACACCAGATAAGTCTTCTGGTCAGCCGAGAGCATCTTTCAAATTATCACAGATTGCTGACCAATCACAGTCACGTTGGCCTTCTGGTTATGGGGAATTGGATCGGGTTTTGGGAGGGGGGATTGTTCCGGGTTCTTTGGTGTTGATTGGGGGGGAACCGGGGATTGGGAAATCAACGCTGTTGTTGCAGGTGGCGAATCAACTGTCGCGCAAGGATCGCATACTGTATGTGAGTGCGGAGGAGTCGGGTCAGCAGGTGAAGTTGCGATCGCAGCGTTTGGGTGTTGCTACTCCGGTAAATTTATCTGCCAATGGACAAAATGCTAATGGTAGTGGGGAAAAGGCGAAGAATTCGGGCGATCGCGAAATAGACAATTCAGCGGAGAATTTTTACTTACTCCCGGAAACTGATTTAGAGGTGATTTTGCGGGAGTTGGAATCGCTGAAACCGAATTTAGCAGTAATTGACAGTATTCAGACGGTTTATTTTGCTAGTTTAACATCGGCCCCGGGTTCGGTGGCGCAGGTACGGGAATGTACTTCGGCGTTGATGCAGGTGGCGAAGCGGGCAAATATTACTTTATTTATTGTCGGTCATGTGACGAAAGATGGGGGCTTAGCGGGGCCGAGGGTTTTAGAGCATTTGGTCGATACTGTACTGTATTTTGAGGGCGATCGCTTTGCTTCTCACCGATTGTTACGTTCTATGAAAAACCGCTTTGGTGCAACTCACGAAATCGGAGTATTTGAAATGATCGCCAATGGGTTGCGAGAAGTCGATAATCCCTCAGAGTTATTTTTGGGTAATCGAGATGAGTTTTCTCCGGGTACATCGACGACAGTTGCTTGTGAAGGCACTCGCCCAATTGTAGTAGAAATTCAAGCTTTAGTTAGTCCTGCGAGTTTTGGTTCGCCGCGCCGCGCTACTACTGGGGTTGATAATGCTAGATTGCAGCAAATTCTAGCTGTTTTAGAGAAGAGAGTCGGGATTCCCCTATCTAAATTAGATACGATTGTGGCAACGGTGGGCGGGTTAAAAGTGGAGGAACCTGCTGCGGATTTGGGAGTTGCGATCGCAGTAGTAGCTAGTTTCCGCGATCGCGTGGTGGATGCGCGGACTGTGTTATTAGGAGAAGTAGGTTTAGGCGGGCAAGTGCGACCCGTTTCACAACTAGAATTAAGGCTGAGGGAGGCGGCAAAATTAGGGTTTAAACGGGCAATTATTCCTCACAATCAAACACCGCCAGATTTGGGGATGCAAATTATTCCAGTGGCGAAGGTGATTGATGCAATTATTGCCGCAATTCCTGCTACTCCCCGTCAATTGGAGTCAGATGATGATAGTTAA
- a CDS encoding type II toxin-antitoxin system VapC family toxin, protein MRLLLDTHTFIWYVTDNPRLSINVKTIIEDENNEKLVSTASIWEMAIKHSIGRLSFSLPFMEFIRQQLSVSNMGILEINLHQIEVVASLPLHHRDPFDRLIIAQAIAEQIPILSVDSVFDAYAIARLW, encoded by the coding sequence ATGAGGCTATTGTTGGACACTCATACCTTTATTTGGTACGTCACCGATAACCCTAGACTTAGCATTAATGTCAAAACCATAATTGAAGATGAAAATAACGAGAAGCTAGTCAGTACAGCTAGTATTTGGGAAATGGCGATTAAGCACAGTATAGGCAGATTGAGTTTCAGTCTGCCTTTTATGGAGTTTATCAGGCAACAACTCAGTGTTAGTAACATGGGGATACTGGAGATTAATCTACACCAAATTGAGGTTGTTGCTTCGCTACCTTTGCATCATCGCGATCCATTCGATCGGCTGATAATTGCACAGGCAATAGCGGAACAGATACCTATTTTGAGTGTAGATTCTGTTTTTGATGCCTATGCGATCGCGAGGTTATGGTAA
- the acsF gene encoding magnesium-protoporphyrin IX monomethyl ester (oxidative) cyclase, with product MVDSLKKPTFEELRPGIKVPAKETILTPRFYTTDFDEMTTMDISPNEDELRAILEEFRADYNRHHFVRDTEFEQSWDHIDGDKRRVFVEFLERSCTAEFSGFLLYKELARKLKDKSPLLAECFLLMSRDEARHAGFLNKALSDFNLSLDLGFLTKSRKYTFFKPKFIFYATYLSEKIGYWRYITIYRHLEAHPEDRIYPIFRFFENWCQDENRHGDFFDAIMKAQPQFLNDWKAKLWCRFFLLSVFATMYLNDIQRGEFYAAIGLNARDYDIEVIEKTNDTAGRVFPVILDVNNPEFYQRLDVCVHNNEKLSAIASANTPKFLQFFQKLPVYVSTGWNLLKLYLMKPIDMTSVQGLAR from the coding sequence ATGGTAGATTCCCTCAAGAAACCAACTTTTGAAGAACTGCGGCCGGGGATTAAAGTCCCAGCTAAGGAAACTATCCTCACGCCTCGATTTTATACAACTGACTTTGACGAGATGACCACAATGGACATCTCACCAAATGAAGATGAGCTCAGAGCGATTCTTGAAGAGTTCCGCGCTGACTACAACAGACACCATTTTGTGCGGGATACTGAGTTCGAGCAGTCTTGGGATCACATTGATGGTGACAAGCGCCGAGTGTTTGTGGAGTTTCTAGAGCGCTCTTGCACGGCCGAGTTTTCTGGCTTTTTGCTCTACAAGGAATTGGCACGCAAGCTGAAGGATAAAAGTCCGCTGCTGGCTGAGTGCTTTTTGTTGATGTCGCGGGATGAGGCTCGGCACGCGGGATTTCTGAATAAGGCCCTGTCAGATTTTAATTTGTCGCTGGATTTGGGTTTTCTAACTAAGAGCCGGAAATATACTTTCTTTAAACCGAAATTTATTTTCTACGCTACTTATCTTTCAGAAAAGATTGGTTACTGGCGCTACATTACTATTTACCGCCATTTGGAAGCGCACCCCGAAGATCGGATTTATCCAATTTTCCGCTTCTTTGAAAATTGGTGTCAGGATGAAAATCGGCACGGAGATTTCTTCGATGCGATTATGAAGGCTCAGCCGCAGTTTTTGAATGATTGGAAGGCAAAACTGTGGTGTCGCTTCTTCTTACTTTCAGTGTTTGCGACGATGTATTTGAATGATATCCAGCGCGGTGAGTTCTATGCTGCGATTGGTTTGAATGCTCGCGATTATGACATTGAGGTGATTGAGAAGACGAATGATACGGCGGGACGGGTGTTCCCCGTGATTCTGGATGTGAATAATCCTGAATTTTATCAACGTTTGGATGTTTGCGTGCACAATAATGAGAAACTGAGTGCGATCGCATCTGCCAATACTCCGAAATTCTTGCAATTCTTCCAAAAGCTACCAGTCTACGTTTCGACTGGCTGGAATTTGTTAAAGCTATACTTGATGAAGCCGATCGATATGACTTCTGTACAAGGTCTAGCTCGTTAA
- a CDS encoding type II toxin-antitoxin system Phd/YefM family antitoxin → MHEIDVAEAKKNLGELIEAAIKGEEVVISKDNQPVVKLVVIPQTKKRWPSQAGTAKGMVWMSDDFDEPLEEFKEYME, encoded by the coding sequence ATGCACGAAATAGATGTTGCCGAGGCTAAAAAGAATCTGGGCGAATTAATCGAAGCGGCGATTAAAGGTGAAGAAGTTGTGATTAGTAAGGATAACCAACCTGTTGTAAAATTAGTGGTAATACCACAAACTAAGAAGCGTTGGCCATCCCAAGCTGGAACTGCTAAAGGTATGGTTTGGATGTCCGATGACTTTGACGAACCGTTAGAAGAGTTTAAGGAGTATATGGAATGA
- the rpmF gene encoding 50S ribosomal protein L32, protein MAVPKKKTSKSKRNMRKATWKHKATVAAQKALSLGKSVLTGRSHSFVYPSNEEEEEE, encoded by the coding sequence ATGGCTGTTCCTAAGAAGAAAACCTCGAAATCCAAGCGGAATATGCGTAAGGCCACTTGGAAGCACAAAGCAACGGTAGCTGCTCAAAAAGCTCTCTCTCTTGGCAAATCTGTTTTGACTGGGCGTTCCCATAGCTTTGTCTACCCCAGTAATGAAGAAGAGGAAGAAGAATAG
- a CDS encoding cofactor assembly of complex C subunit B: MAKSDPNRILRLLPLVAGVLAGVLLMINRLLTPELTTSQSRSDALGVILSALLILTGLLWQQVQARSPDSVQLIGVEGFELAPDLPDVVKTELAWVSHLLLTNTATRSLLIWYRGKVILRRGILGVNSEVKPGPILQRVLDKRKPVYLVNLNLYPGRIEFDYLPENTQGVICQPIGEEGVLILGANAPRSYTKQDENWVEGISDKIEDSFRRYLIANS, encoded by the coding sequence ATGGCTAAATCTGACCCTAATAGAATTTTAAGGCTATTGCCACTTGTTGCTGGCGTTTTGGCTGGTGTACTGTTGATGATTAACCGCTTGCTGACACCAGAGTTGACAACTTCTCAAAGTCGTTCCGATGCTTTGGGAGTAATTTTGAGCGCTTTGCTGATTTTAACGGGTTTGCTATGGCAACAGGTGCAGGCGCGATCGCCTGATTCAGTACAATTAATAGGAGTTGAGGGTTTTGAACTAGCGCCGGATTTGCCGGATGTTGTCAAAACGGAATTAGCTTGGGTATCGCATTTGTTGTTAACTAATACTGCCACGCGATCGCTCCTCATTTGGTATCGCGGTAAAGTTATCCTCCGACGCGGAATTTTAGGCGTTAACTCCGAAGTTAAGCCAGGGCCAATTTTGCAGCGGGTACTGGATAAAAGAAAGCCAGTTTATTTGGTAAATCTTAATCTCTATCCGGGAAGAATCGAATTTGATTATTTGCCAGAAAATACTCAGGGTGTCATCTGTCAGCCTATTGGCGAAGAAGGCGTGTTAATTTTAGGTGCTAACGCGCCGCGTAGTTACACGAAACAAGATGAAAATTGGGTTGAAGGAATTAGCGACAAAATAGAAGATAGTTTTAGGCGCTATTTAATTGCTAATAGTTAA